Sequence from the Rhodococcus pseudokoreensis genome:
TTGTTTGCCGGGTGACTTCCGTGGGTGGAACGAGCAGAACTACTCGCGCCCAGGCTGATGCTGCGGGTGTAAGTCAGGGTCGGGCGACGGCCCGCTTCGTCAGAAGTAGAGACGAGACGAGGGTGATGACTGCGAAGCTGTTCAAGGACATCGGCGGCACGTTTCGGTTACCGGATGGTTGCGAAGAGCGTGTCGTTGCGGCCGGAGCCGGGCTGCACCGCGAAACCCTCGGACCTCTAGACCGACCGCCTCCTGCCTTGTGTAACCTTTCGTCATGACCGAGTCACTGGACGGACGCATGTTGGCGGAAGCCCTGCGCCGCTTGGCGCTTCGGCAGACCGAGATTGATGGTGTCATGGACAGAATTGTCGATGACACCATAGGACTGCTGCTCTACGGCAGCAGAGCTCGCGGGGACTTCGTTCCATCGTCGGACTTCGATCTTCTGAGGTTTACCACTGCTTGGGACTCGCCCACGTTCAAGTCCGGTAGGGTCTCTGTTAGTTCGTACACGCCCGAGCAACTGCTGAGTGCGAATGGCACTCTCTTCGGCACCCATATACAGCGCGACGGTAGGGTGCTGATCGAGCGCAACGATGAACTGACGTCACTAGTTGCCGCATTTTCCCCGGCTGAACCAGACAAACTCCTCGAGCGGGTCCGGCGCTATTCGATGATTTTGAATCAGCCTGAAGCAGAGATGCGATCTCACTGTTTAGGTTTGGTGCGCCTTGCGCGTTACCTTCTGCGAACGGCGATATATGCGATTGCTATGGCTCAGGGAAAGCCGTGTTTCTCAGTTCGTGAATTGGCAGCTCAGTACGGCGAGCCGCGATTGGCCACGCTTCTTGCCTCGGATCCGGAAATTACCGGGCCAGGCTCAGACGCTTTACTCGAGGAGCTGGTCAGTCGCTTGGTCGTTGCGATTGGTCCCCTCCCATCACATGACCATGGATCACTTCATGCTCTTGCAGTTCGCTACTGGGACGTAGATCGGAGCCTTGCGGCGCTAGCCATTAGAGCAGCGGACGAGGATGACGCGGACTCCCTGGATTATTCCGACCTCCCGAAGGTTTTGCTGTGAACACTCAAGTCGCCATAATCGGCGACATTCACGGTAACAGTGCAGCTCTCGCTGGCATTCTTCGCGAATTGGATGGGCGCGTCGAGCGGTACATCTTCACGGGCGATTTCGTCAATCGTGGTGAGCACAGCGCGGCAGTTGTTCAGGGACTGGTGGAGTTGGCG
This genomic interval carries:
- a CDS encoding nucleotidyltransferase domain-containing protein: MTESLDGRMLAEALRRLALRQTEIDGVMDRIVDDTIGLLLYGSRARGDFVPSSDFDLLRFTTAWDSPTFKSGRVSVSSYTPEQLLSANGTLFGTHIQRDGRVLIERNDELTSLVAAFSPAEPDKLLERVRRYSMILNQPEAEMRSHCLGLVRLARYLLRTAIYAIAMAQGKPCFSVRELAAQYGEPRLATLLASDPEITGPGSDALLEELVSRLVVAIGPLPSHDHGSLHALAVRYWDVDRSLAALAIRAADEDDADSLDYSDLPKVLL